Genomic segment of Terriglobales bacterium:
TCTCATTGAGCAGTTCTTCGACTTCTACTCGGTATACTTCGGAGTAACCGCACCGCCCCCTGCCAAGCAGAAATTGATGTTGGCCGCACTGGTCTTTTTCTTTGTGGGATTGGCGCTGGTGTTGTTCGTCGTAGCCGAACTCGTCAGCAAACTTTAAACGTCAAAGAGCCGGTATGCCGCAGGCGGCTGTTGCTCCTGCAAAAGGTGGAGCGCTACGTTGTACACCGGCACCCCGCCCACTGTCTTTCCTTCGCGTCCGCCATGATGTGCATGTCCGTGAACGATAAGATTGGCACCATGCCGGTCAACGACTTCCGCGAGCCGAGAGGTCCCGAGGTAAGGGAAGATCTCTGGCGGCTCTCCCTGAACCGTTCCCACAATCGGCGCATAGTGAAGTACCACCACTCGTTTCTCTGTCCTCAACTGTGACATGGCGCGCTCCAGCTTAAGGGCTTCGTCAATCGCGGATTGGACCAGGCGCTTGATCTCGGGTTCGCCAAAGGCGGTCAGAACACCGCGGCCGAAGCCGCCAATAAAGCC
This window contains:
- a CDS encoding metallophosphoesterase; its protein translation is MRIAALADLHFTPAAYEGIKVTMERVRQDADVLVLAGDLTNYGKTSEMEGLLNVLVRLRIPIVAVLGNHDYESGQQDELMKMMTVEGIKVLDGTGYERDGVGFAGTKGFIGGFGRGVLTAFGEPEIKRLVQSAIDEALKLERAMSQLRTEKRVVVLHYAPIVGTVQGEPPEIFPYLGTSRLAEVVDRHGANLIVHGHAHHGGREGKTVGGVPVYNVALHLLQEQQPPAAYRLFDV